From Phaeocystidibacter marisrubri, the proteins below share one genomic window:
- a CDS encoding O-methyltransferase, whose amino-acid sequence MFYHVKAYVKYQTRTQKLKDIKSDFIRNFVSTCFYDKSKYVEYEELKKYRKFLLNHKGTVDMVDFGAGSQVFDSNIREISKVARTSGISAKNAELLFRVVRHLQPSRILEIGTSLGLATSALSMGNPKAQLKTLEGCANTQSVPRGAFESDEFSFESERIHFVNTEFSSYLNTEEAIREPLDFIYFDGNHSKEATIAYFDALLPTVNDNTVWIFDDIHWSKGMEESWEYIKAHPKVTSSIDAFQWGIVFFMPDLEGERCIIDPQPMMISRVM is encoded by the coding sequence ATGTTTTACCACGTTAAGGCATACGTAAAGTATCAAACGAGAACACAAAAGTTGAAGGACATCAAATCTGATTTCATTCGAAATTTTGTATCGACTTGTTTCTACGATAAATCGAAGTATGTTGAATACGAAGAGCTTAAGAAATATCGCAAGTTCCTATTGAATCACAAGGGGACGGTAGATATGGTAGATTTTGGTGCGGGATCTCAAGTGTTTGATTCCAACATTCGAGAGATTAGTAAGGTGGCTAGAACGTCGGGTATATCAGCCAAGAATGCTGAATTGTTGTTTCGAGTTGTTCGTCATCTTCAGCCTTCTAGAATATTGGAAATTGGAACATCCTTGGGTTTGGCAACATCTGCACTTTCTATGGGGAATCCAAAGGCTCAATTGAAAACACTGGAAGGGTGTGCGAATACCCAATCGGTTCCAAGGGGTGCTTTTGAAAGCGATGAATTCTCTTTTGAAAGTGAACGAATCCACTTTGTAAACACAGAGTTTTCAAGCTATTTAAATACAGAGGAGGCCATCCGTGAACCTCTTGATTTCATTTATTTTGATGGGAATCACTCCAAGGAAGCCACTATTGCCTATTTCGATGCACTTCTTCCAACAGTGAATGATAATACGGTTTGGATATTCGACGACATTCATTGGTCGAAGGGGATGGAAGAATCTTGGGAGTACATCAAGGCACATCCCAAAGTGACATCGTCTATTGATGCTTTTCAATGGGGAATAGTATTCTTTATGCCCGATTTAGAAGGGGAGCGCTGCATCATCGATCCTCAACCGATGATGATTTCACGTGTGATGTAA
- a CDS encoding RluA family pseudouridine synthase, whose product MSHYFRKFEKSVEGIELPEQFTFPFYYKPHPLVQLAVEQLQADLSSRELNHNFGLDTNAAGTAIGKMFGVLVVKSQSGELGFLAAFSGKMADSNHHKGFVPPVYDMLDASGYFKTGEKSIHELTVKLEKLENSPELAEARKFLRTQVEKAEEDIERLKREIKEGKARRKQRRKEAEQTLAEDEFTTLVQELSEESMVEQYTLKDAKRYWEYKRTEAQANLNKYTAEIEAIKEQRREKSALLQQRLFSDYTFLNAKLESRSLLSIFEEKEQVPVAGAGECSAPKLLHYAFANGFTPIAMGEFWWGASPKSEVRNHKQFYPACRSKCEPILGHMLRGLDVEENPMLKTPENILDIEIVYEDTYLVVVNKPADFLSVPGKSVYDSVYTRMEARYPQATGPLLVHRLDMSTSGLLLVAKTKKVHKKLQSQFLKRTISKRYEALLEGTLSRDSGEIELPLRVDLDNRPQQLVCYEHGKPALTRWEKVREENGRTRVHFYPITGRTHQLRVHAAHVKGLNTPIVGDDLYGKHDKRLHLHAAYLKFVHPITDEVIELHVPSGF is encoded by the coding sequence TTGAGCCACTACTTTCGAAAGTTTGAGAAATCTGTGGAAGGCATTGAACTACCCGAGCAGTTCACCTTTCCCTTCTATTACAAGCCACATCCGCTTGTACAGTTAGCTGTAGAACAACTGCAAGCCGACCTATCTTCTCGCGAGCTTAATCACAACTTCGGACTAGACACAAACGCCGCAGGAACCGCCATCGGTAAAATGTTCGGTGTTCTTGTTGTGAAATCACAGAGTGGCGAATTGGGATTTCTGGCTGCATTCTCTGGCAAGATGGCTGATAGCAATCACCACAAAGGTTTTGTGCCTCCCGTTTATGATATGCTCGATGCCAGCGGGTACTTCAAAACAGGCGAAAAGTCCATTCACGAACTAACGGTGAAGCTCGAAAAGCTGGAAAACTCTCCTGAACTCGCAGAAGCTCGAAAATTCTTGCGTACACAAGTGGAGAAAGCGGAGGAGGATATCGAGCGTCTAAAGCGTGAAATCAAAGAGGGAAAAGCTCGCAGAAAACAAAGGAGAAAAGAAGCAGAGCAAACGCTCGCTGAAGATGAATTCACCACACTGGTACAAGAGCTTTCAGAAGAGAGCATGGTGGAACAGTACACGCTCAAAGATGCCAAACGCTACTGGGAATACAAGCGCACGGAAGCACAAGCGAACCTAAATAAATATACGGCCGAAATAGAAGCGATCAAGGAGCAACGCAGAGAAAAGTCGGCACTACTCCAACAGCGACTATTTAGTGATTACACTTTTCTAAACGCCAAGTTGGAATCCCGAAGCCTGCTCTCGATTTTTGAAGAAAAGGAACAAGTTCCTGTGGCGGGCGCAGGTGAATGTTCGGCTCCAAAACTCTTGCACTACGCATTCGCGAATGGATTCACTCCCATTGCAATGGGTGAATTTTGGTGGGGAGCTTCACCAAAATCAGAGGTTCGAAATCACAAACAATTCTACCCTGCCTGCCGAAGCAAATGTGAACCGATATTAGGACACATGCTACGCGGCTTGGACGTGGAGGAAAACCCAATGCTCAAAACGCCGGAAAACATCCTAGATATTGAGATTGTCTACGAAGACACATATCTGGTGGTGGTTAACAAACCCGCCGATTTCTTGAGCGTTCCAGGTAAAAGCGTTTACGATTCCGTTTATACCCGTATGGAGGCCAGATACCCACAAGCGACGGGACCGTTATTGGTACACCGTCTGGACATGTCTACATCTGGACTTCTGCTAGTCGCCAAGACGAAAAAAGTACATAAAAAGCTTCAATCTCAATTCCTTAAGCGAACCATTTCCAAGCGATATGAGGCCCTGTTAGAAGGCACACTTTCGCGCGATTCTGGAGAAATTGAACTTCCATTGCGAGTAGACCTCGACAATCGTCCGCAGCAGTTGGTGTGCTATGAGCATGGCAAACCCGCACTGACCCGATGGGAAAAAGTGAGAGAAGAAAACGGTAGAACGCGGGTACACTTCTACCCCATTACCGGAAGAACCCATCAATTGCGAGTTCACGCTGCACACGTGAAAGGATTAAACACTCCCATTGTGGGCGATGATCTGTATGGCAAGCACGACAAACGACTCCATCTTCATGCGGCCTACCTAAAGTTTGTCCACCCTATTACAGACGAAGTAATTGAACTTCATGTACCCAGTGGGTTCTAA
- a CDS encoding DUF7948 domain-containing protein has protein sequence MRKFYLLLFVLMTPLVLSAQFRASNLSPHAAFEWNKGQWEEDFDFKLKLKAGALFFEDGGYSARIQNPDQLERILDHSHGEEDHHGPLVPFEKIQEVAYRVQYINANSDAVKQGSYPFHHYTNYFIGNDPNKWAANVPLYGVVTYADFYPNTDYRLYSSDDHFKYDFVVKPGGDPSQIQWRVEGTTMELVGDQLHYKAPFGDIEEWKPVAYQEINGNLINVEVEFSLSTDGIASFTLGEYDPSYELVIDPVIVFATFSGSSADNWGFTATYGPDGSLYGGGITFGVGYPTNTGSFDPSFNNGPISGASYTDATISKYSSDGKTLVYATYLGGAECDQPHSMIVNSANQLVVFGLTGSNDFPTNANSAQSTFGGGPVTYPFKQQDANNYHFRFPIGTDAYIAILSANGQNLVGSSYIGGSGRDAANTRIQRNYGDASRGEVVLDANDNIYIVTSTQSADYPLVNSTIGGNAGGADVGITKLSPNANTFLWSTMYGGPGDDQGYGIKVANNGDVYFTGGTTSTGLPGSANGYNPTYNGGTDGFLARFDASANIQSATYLGTSSYDQSFFVDIDKNNAIYVFGQTLGNYPITQGTWTFGNSRLFIHKFNPSLTTTIFSTAFGSTNGGMSLVPTAFNVDDCLNILLSGWGGVVNRSTGFLGGSTGGLPITADAAQASTDGSDFYFMSLSYNATALSYSTYFGGSNNEHVDGGTSRFSPDGQIYQAVCAGCNGSNDFPVTPGAYSTTNRSSNCNLGNVKFDFEVSIEAAADVDYDSDVDTICNTLEVQFTNGSRNANVYEWDFGNGQTSTAREPNVSYTNFGTYNVRLIAIDTICDISDTAYLSISHTQGIDPLADFDVSYTVCDQSRTVQLQNNSRRATNYIWDFGNGTRQFTPSPTTYSYPAEGRYTITLIAQDTVCDKADTATVVVNFNTNIPAPIVHITPSSCDNGKFDVWYENDSSYYRYKWEWEDGTIEYAKFPKGKVPRSGVQVVKLTIIDDVCNQKFDYSFTLDITRIDNRIYIPNAFSPNGDGINDVLLLKGNTCLENTKFTIFNRWGQEVFETTQPFAEFWSGNFSDGNIKEDTYTYVFISEDGTKVGYVTVLP, from the coding sequence ATGCGTAAGTTCTATTTACTCTTATTTGTTTTGATGACCCCGCTCGTTTTGAGTGCACAGTTCCGTGCCTCGAACTTGAGTCCGCATGCTGCTTTTGAATGGAACAAAGGGCAGTGGGAAGAAGACTTCGACTTCAAACTAAAACTCAAAGCGGGTGCTCTCTTTTTTGAAGATGGAGGGTACAGCGCACGAATTCAAAACCCAGATCAGCTTGAGCGCATATTGGACCATTCTCATGGTGAAGAAGATCATCATGGTCCACTTGTTCCATTCGAGAAGATACAAGAGGTGGCCTATCGAGTTCAATACATCAACGCCAACTCAGATGCGGTAAAACAAGGCTCTTACCCTTTTCATCATTATACGAACTATTTCATTGGCAACGATCCTAACAAGTGGGCTGCTAATGTTCCATTATATGGAGTAGTCACGTATGCGGATTTTTATCCCAATACCGACTATCGACTCTACTCTTCTGACGATCACTTCAAATACGACTTTGTTGTAAAACCGGGAGGAGACCCTTCACAAATCCAATGGAGAGTTGAGGGTACAACCATGGAATTGGTGGGTGATCAACTTCATTACAAGGCTCCTTTTGGAGATATTGAAGAATGGAAACCTGTAGCCTATCAAGAAATCAACGGAAACCTCATTAACGTTGAAGTCGAGTTCTCATTGTCGACAGACGGAATTGCGTCCTTCACATTAGGCGAATACGATCCTTCCTATGAATTGGTCATTGACCCCGTTATTGTTTTTGCCACGTTCTCAGGCTCTTCGGCCGACAATTGGGGATTCACCGCAACTTACGGCCCTGATGGAAGCTTGTACGGTGGTGGTATCACCTTTGGAGTAGGATATCCAACCAATACAGGTTCATTTGACCCGTCGTTCAACAACGGCCCAATCAGCGGTGCCTCCTACACGGACGCTACTATTTCAAAGTACTCTTCAGATGGCAAAACACTGGTCTATGCCACCTATCTGGGAGGAGCCGAATGTGATCAACCGCACTCCATGATTGTAAATAGTGCTAACCAGTTGGTAGTTTTCGGACTTACAGGCTCTAACGATTTCCCTACGAATGCCAATTCGGCCCAATCCACTTTTGGAGGCGGACCTGTTACCTATCCCTTCAAACAACAGGACGCGAACAATTATCACTTTCGCTTCCCAATTGGAACCGATGCATACATTGCAATTTTAAGTGCCAACGGACAAAACTTGGTGGGATCCTCCTATATCGGTGGATCGGGAAGAGATGCAGCCAACACCCGAATTCAACGAAACTACGGCGATGCCAGTCGTGGGGAAGTCGTATTAGATGCCAACGACAATATCTACATCGTCACCTCTACTCAGAGCGCCGACTATCCTTTGGTGAACTCTACCATTGGAGGAAATGCTGGAGGAGCCGATGTGGGGATTACTAAACTCAGCCCAAATGCCAACACTTTCCTGTGGAGCACCATGTATGGAGGCCCTGGTGACGATCAAGGGTATGGCATCAAAGTAGCGAATAACGGAGATGTTTACTTTACTGGTGGTACAACCAGCACTGGACTCCCGGGTTCTGCAAACGGATACAACCCAACGTACAACGGGGGAACAGATGGTTTTTTAGCTCGATTCGATGCCTCGGCAAATATTCAAAGCGCGACATACCTCGGGACAAGTTCTTATGACCAGAGCTTCTTTGTAGATATCGATAAGAACAATGCGATTTACGTCTTTGGTCAAACGCTGGGAAACTACCCTATCACGCAAGGAACATGGACCTTTGGCAACAGCCGACTCTTTATTCACAAGTTTAACCCATCCCTCACAACTACCATTTTTAGCACCGCCTTTGGATCTACCAACGGTGGAATGAGTTTAGTGCCAACGGCCTTTAATGTAGACGACTGTTTGAATATCCTCTTGAGTGGTTGGGGTGGAGTAGTCAATAGAAGCACAGGATTCTTGGGTGGAAGTACAGGTGGTTTGCCCATAACTGCCGATGCCGCACAAGCGAGCACAGATGGCAGTGATTTCTATTTTATGTCACTCAGTTACAATGCAACCGCACTGAGCTATTCCACCTACTTTGGGGGAAGTAACAACGAACACGTAGATGGTGGTACGAGTCGCTTTTCTCCAGACGGACAGATCTACCAAGCAGTTTGTGCAGGTTGTAACGGAAGTAATGATTTTCCGGTCACCCCAGGAGCCTACAGTACCACCAATCGAAGTAGCAACTGTAATCTGGGGAATGTGAAGTTCGACTTTGAAGTAAGCATTGAAGCAGCTGCTGACGTAGACTACGATTCCGATGTAGATACCATATGCAACACGCTCGAAGTTCAATTCACCAACGGCAGTAGAAATGCCAATGTCTACGAGTGGGATTTTGGAAATGGACAAACCTCTACCGCTCGAGAGCCCAACGTGAGCTACACCAATTTTGGAACGTACAACGTCCGTCTAATTGCCATAGATACCATTTGTGACATTAGTGATACAGCCTACTTGAGTATTTCACACACCCAGGGAATTGATCCATTGGCCGACTTCGACGTAAGTTACACTGTGTGTGATCAATCGCGAACCGTCCAGCTGCAAAACAATAGTCGCCGGGCCACCAATTACATTTGGGATTTTGGCAATGGAACGCGTCAGTTTACCCCCTCTCCTACTACATATTCCTATCCGGCTGAAGGTAGATATACCATCACCTTAATCGCTCAAGACACAGTTTGTGACAAAGCCGATACCGCTACCGTTGTGGTGAATTTCAACACCAATATCCCCGCACCTATCGTGCATATCACACCGAGCTCCTGCGACAATGGAAAGTTCGATGTTTGGTACGAAAACGACTCATCCTATTACCGTTACAAATGGGAATGGGAAGATGGCACGATTGAATACGCCAAGTTCCCAAAAGGGAAAGTGCCGCGTTCAGGGGTACAGGTCGTAAAACTCACCATCATTGATGATGTCTGTAATCAGAAGTTCGACTATTCGTTCACCTTGGATATTACGAGAATCGACAATAGAATTTACATTCCAAACGCCTTCTCTCCTAATGGAGACGGAATAAATGACGTACTTCTCTTAAAGGGAAATACATGTTTGGAAAATACCAAGTTCACCATCTTTAATAGATGGGGTCAAGAGGTTTTTGAAACCACGCAACCCTTTGCAGAATTCTGGTCGGGAAATTTCAGCGATGGCAACATCAAGGAAGACACGTATACATATGTCTTTATCTCCGAAGATGGAACGAAAGTAGGCTATGTAACCGTTCTTCCATAG
- a CDS encoding serine hydrolase domain-containing protein, with product MKKKNLFRALLFIGTVISLFYVPWPILKAWLPPLPSSVQEQVDDAVDMGFDGIVVYIEVAGEAPDVYTAGLHSRQDSIPAKPEALFKLASISKLYRALAFTKMASRGLLSMDDKLTDFFPELSGRIEFADEITVKMLIQHRSGIPNYTDTEGYWLHPKSSSEENLALVLDLPAQFPPDSDYEYCNTNYLLLGEIMDKVLGHPHSKFIQSEILAPLQLNHTYFSLEEVDMEDVMSGYHVGYKEDLKYNRTGMMATAEDVGKFIRALNNGKAFQDDEERSLYSSLYPKEHTGLVPGFQSIAKYIPEIDAVVVQFTSTTNFHGYNWNLSEISWNRIVDIIEDHHDN from the coding sequence ATGAAAAAGAAAAACCTCTTTCGCGCCCTTCTTTTCATCGGAACGGTCATCTCTCTCTTCTACGTCCCTTGGCCCATTCTAAAGGCGTGGTTACCTCCTCTTCCCTCCTCTGTTCAAGAGCAGGTGGATGATGCGGTAGATATGGGATTTGATGGCATTGTCGTTTATATAGAAGTGGCTGGGGAGGCTCCTGATGTGTATACCGCCGGCTTGCATAGTCGGCAGGATTCTATCCCCGCCAAACCTGAAGCACTCTTCAAATTAGCCAGTATTAGTAAGCTCTATCGTGCGTTGGCCTTTACTAAAATGGCAAGCCGTGGACTCTTGTCGATGGATGATAAGCTCACCGATTTCTTCCCCGAACTCAGTGGCCGAATTGAATTTGCCGATGAAATCACCGTGAAGATGCTTATCCAACACAGAAGTGGAATCCCGAATTATACCGATACGGAAGGATACTGGTTGCATCCCAAATCCTCCTCTGAAGAAAATTTAGCGCTAGTGCTCGATCTGCCCGCACAATTCCCACCGGATTCAGACTACGAATACTGCAACACCAACTACCTCTTGCTGGGCGAAATCATGGACAAAGTGCTCGGCCATCCTCATTCCAAATTCATTCAGAGTGAAATTCTAGCCCCACTTCAGTTAAATCACACCTACTTCTCATTAGAGGAAGTGGACATGGAAGACGTCATGAGTGGCTATCACGTGGGCTATAAAGAAGACCTCAAGTACAACCGAACAGGAATGATGGCGACTGCGGAAGACGTAGGTAAGTTCATCCGTGCGCTCAACAATGGAAAGGCATTTCAGGATGATGAAGAACGATCACTCTATTCATCCCTCTACCCAAAAGAACACACAGGACTTGTTCCAGGATTTCAAAGTATTGCTAAGTACATCCCTGAAATAGATGCTGTTGTGGTTCAATTCACCAGTACCACCAACTTTCATGGATACAACTGGAACTTGTCCGAGATCAGTTGGAATCGAATTGTTGACATCATTGAAGACCACCATGATAACTAA
- a CDS encoding class I SAM-dependent methyltransferase, translating to MDESFYTGKAIMDIGCGPRGSLEWANMTTERIGLDPLAEKYLKMGASKHKMTYVKAYVEDIPFDDNHFDVICSFNSLDHVKNIEESCKEIKRVLKPGGLFLLVVDIHKYPTFTEPQCLNWSFLQDHFSDFHVLEEKHLENAVKRRIYSNHRTNKELAKGSTENGVLIAKIQKLD from the coding sequence TTGGATGAGTCGTTTTACACGGGTAAAGCAATCATGGATATTGGCTGCGGGCCTCGTGGTTCCTTGGAGTGGGCAAATATGACCACAGAGAGAATCGGCTTAGATCCCCTAGCGGAAAAGTACCTCAAAATGGGAGCCAGCAAGCACAAGATGACCTATGTGAAGGCGTATGTTGAAGACATCCCTTTTGACGATAATCACTTTGATGTGATCTGCTCTTTCAACTCCCTAGATCACGTGAAGAACATCGAAGAGTCTTGCAAAGAGATTAAGCGCGTATTGAAACCCGGCGGACTATTCCTCTTGGTGGTTGACATTCACAAGTATCCCACTTTCACCGAACCTCAATGCTTGAATTGGAGCTTTCTGCAAGATCATTTCTCCGACTTCCATGTGCTTGAAGAGAAGCATCTCGAGAATGCCGTAAAGAGAAGAATTTACAGCAATCATAGAACAAACAAGGAGTTGGCGAAGGGATCTACTGAAAACGGCGTATTGATTGCGAAGATTCAAAAGCTAGATTAA
- a CDS encoding carbonic anhydrase: MADLIKNLLAGNRKFVEETNAKHPELFKELAEGQSPEFLWIGCADSRVPATEITDTTPGSIFVHRNIANMVVHSDANMLSVVFYAVKVLKVKHIIVCGHYGCGGVKAAMGNDSIGFIDGWLNHIKDVKRLHKNELAKLNEADQFRRFVELNVMEQVQNMARIPFIQESWNEGEYPYIHGWVYDVADGLIRDMDCTVSSGADLDEMFVYNND, from the coding sequence ATGGCAGACTTAATCAAGAATCTATTGGCCGGGAACCGCAAGTTTGTTGAGGAAACAAACGCGAAACACCCTGAACTTTTCAAAGAATTAGCTGAAGGACAAAGTCCTGAATTTCTTTGGATTGGTTGTGCCGATAGCCGTGTTCCTGCTACAGAAATCACTGATACTACACCTGGCTCCATCTTCGTTCATCGAAATATTGCCAATATGGTTGTGCATTCAGATGCCAACATGTTGTCGGTTGTATTTTACGCTGTAAAAGTGCTAAAAGTGAAACACATCATTGTATGTGGTCACTACGGTTGTGGCGGTGTAAAAGCAGCCATGGGTAACGATAGTATCGGATTCATTGATGGTTGGTTGAACCACATCAAAGACGTAAAACGTCTTCACAAAAATGAACTTGCTAAGCTCAATGAAGCAGATCAGTTCAGACGTTTTGTTGAACTGAACGTTATGGAGCAAGTCCAAAATATGGCCAGAATTCCATTTATCCAGGAAAGTTGGAATGAGGGTGAATACCCGTACATCCACGGTTGGGTATACGACGTAGCTGATGGCTTGATTCGAGATATGGATTGTACCGTATCTAGTGGCGCAGATCTCGATGAAATGTTTGTCTACAATAACGACTAA